From Juglans regia cultivar Chandler chromosome 8, Walnut 2.0, whole genome shotgun sequence, the proteins below share one genomic window:
- the LOC118349315 gene encoding probable U3 small nucleolar RNA-associated protein 11, which translates to MSSLRNAISRRAHKERSQPHSRRKFGLLEKHKDYVERAQVFHKKEQTLQKLREKAAFRNPDEFYFRMMKAKTVNGVHKLENEANKYNTEELMLMKTQDMGYILQKLQSQKKKVEKLTAVLHSLDSQPSNRHVYYAEDREEAKEIQSRLKKRGKMPTSDYVINDDIRSKTAASYRELEARRNRVSQLEKLYMDMALQKELQKKGRKRKLREDELVCPTSKPVYKWRSERKR; encoded by the exons ATGTCGTCGCTAAGGAATGCTATTAGTAGACGAGCTCACAAAGAAAGATCTCAACC GCATTCAAGGAGAAAATTTGGTCTTCTTGAAAAGCACAAGGATTATGTCGAGCGGGCACAAGTTTTTCACAAAAAGGAGCAGACTTTGCAG AAACTTAGGGAGAAAGCTGCTTTCAGGAATCCAGATGAGTTTTACTTCCGGATGATGAAAGCAAAAACTGTTAATGGAGTCCACAAATTAGA GAATGAGGCAAACAAATATAATACGGAAGAGCTTATGCTTATGAAGACCCAAGATATGGGATATATTCTTCAAAAATTGCAGAGCCAGAAAAAG AAAGTTGAAAAGCTTACTGCCGTTCTGCACTCTCTTGATAGCCAGCCATCTAATAGACATGTTTACTATGCTGAAGACAG GGAGGAGGCTAAAGAAATACAATCACGTTtaaagaaaaggggaaaaatgCCTACTTCTGATTATGTTATCAATGATGATATTAGAAG CAAAACTGCTGCTTCCTATAGAGAACTGGAAGCAAGGAGGAATAGAGTGAGTCAGTTGGAGAAACTCTATATGGATATGGCATTGCAGAAGGAACTACAG AAAAAGGGCCGGAAGCGCAAATTACGTGAAGATGAGCTTGTTTGTCCCACTTCTAAACCAGTATACAAGTGGAGGTCAGAACGGAAGCGTTGA